In the Bacteroidales bacterium genome, GTTTATATGCTATATCAATAATACTTTTAACTTCTTTGTCAATTAATTCAGCCGTTTTTTCACTATAAGGTTTATTAAATGAATATTCACTTTGTCCTGAAGAATCATAAAAACTTAGATTTCCTATTTTATCGCTCATGCCGAAGTATGTAACCATAGCATACGCTTGTTTGGTAACTTTTTCAAGGTCATTTAAAGCACCAGTTGATATTTTATTAAATGACATTTCTTCGGCAACTCTGCCTCCAAGAGATGAAGCCATTTCGTCCATAATTTGCTCTGTAGTAGTAATTTGTCTTTCCTCAGGCAAATACCATGCAGCACCTAAAGAAAATCCTCTTGGTATAATTGTAACCTTAACTAAAGGATTAGCATGTTCCAAGAGCCAACTTACAGTAGCATGTCCTGCTTCGTGATATGCAATTGTTTTTTTTTCGGTAACTGAAATAATTTTATTTTTCTTTTCTAATCCTCCCACAATTCGGTCAACTGCATCAAGAAAATCCTGTTTTTCAACAATTTTTTTATCTTTTCTTGCAGCAATCAAGGCGGCTTCGTTACAAACATTTGCAATGTCAGCTCCTGAAAAGCCCGGAGTTTGTTTGGCAAGAAAATCAACATTTACTTTTTTATCAAGTTTTTCTAAAGGTCTCAGGTGTACTTCAAAAATTTCTTTACGTTCATTCAGGTCGGGAAGTTCAACATGAATTTGCCTGTCAAATCTTCCTGCTCTTAATAAAGCAGGATCAAGAACATCTGCACGGTTTGTAGCAGCTAATATAATTACACCACTGTTTGAAGCAAAACCATCCATTTCGGTAAGTAGCTGATTTAATGTGTTTTCTCTTTCATCATTTCCTCCAAAATTAGGATTTCGCCCTCTTGCCCGTCCTATTGCATCAATTTCATCAATAAAAATAATGCAGGGAGCTTTTTCCTTAGCTTGTTTAAATAAATCTCTTACACGTGATGCTCCAACTCCTACAAACATTTCAACAAAATCTGATCCTGACATGGAAAAGAAAGGCACATGTGCTTCACCTGCAACAGCTCTTGCTAAAAGTGTTTTACCTGTTCCGGGAGGTCCTATTAATAAAGCTCCTTTAGGAATTTTACCTCCAAGTTCAGTATATTTTTTTGGTTGTTTCAAAAAATCAACTATTTCTCTTATTTCAATTTTAGCCTCTTCCATTCCTGCAACATCCCTGAAATCAGTCTTTACACTTGTACCTTCTTTATCAAAGATAGTTGCTTTTGATTTGCCAACATTAAAAATATTTGAAGCACCGCCAGCACCTCCCATTCGGCGAAAAATAAAAATCCAAATCGCTACAAGAATAAGAATTGGTAAAAGCCAGCTTAAAGTATCGCCAAAGTAATTTTTACGTGTTTCGTAACTTACATTAATCTTATCTGCTTCACTTATATTTTCCTGTACTTTTTCAAGTCTCTGCTCAAAAATTTCTAATGATCCGATATTAAAGTAATAATGTGGTCCTTTAACAGGAAGAACTTTTGTTTTTTTGCCCTTTATATCATCATATTTTCCAGAATTAAGACGGTCAGGTTTTATATATATCTCAACAAATTGAGTATTATCTAATTTAACAATTATTATTTTCTCAACATCATTATTTCGTAGCATTTCCTGTTCAAATCTGTTACGCGTAATTTCTATCTTACTATCTACTGTATAAAAAAACTGAACGGCAAAAAATAATACGGCAATTATTCCATAAATCCAGTATATATTGAATTTAGGTTTTTTAGGATTGCTGTCTTTTTTGTTAGTATTTTCTACAGTTTTCTTTTCTTCTTTCTTTTTTTTCTCTTCAGCCATTTTATTTAATAATAATTTCAAAATTTATAATTCATAATCAAATTTTAATATTTTACCATCTGCCCATAGTTCTTCAAGCTTATAAAAATCTCTGAATTCTTTCTGAAAAATATGGACAATAACAGTAGAATAATCTAAAAGAACCCATTGTAAATTTTTTATCCCTTCTTTATGATAAGGAGAAGTTTTAAAGTTTCCTTTTACGTTATCAATAATTGAATCGGTAATTGCATCAACTTGTGTATTAGAATCAGCATGACAAATAATAAAATAATCAGTAATAGATTGTTCAAGTTTTTGAAGGTCAATACTTATAATTTCTTTTCCTTTTTTTTCTTTAATACTTTCAACAATGGTACTTAATAATTTTTCCGTACCGGTTAATTCATTTTTTCTAAGCATAAAAAAAATTTAGCTACAAAGATAATGAAATTTTTAATTAACCATTAATAACTATTTATCAAACAAATAAATATTTTCGGATTGGACGAAAACTTAAAAAATAAATTATATAGTATATTATTGAATGTAAAGAAATAAAAATTATAACTTTGCATTTAATCATGTTTAGGTTAATTGCATTAATAATATCAATTTTACTTCAGTTTGTTGCTGCTTTTGCAGCAATACGGTTAACAAAAGTTACTAAATACCGGTTATCCTGGATTTTTATTTCTTTTGCATTTTTAATAATGGCATTTCGAAGGTCTATCTGCCTTATTCAATTTA is a window encoding:
- the rsfS gene encoding ribosome silencing factor; the protein is MLRKNELTGTEKLLSTIVESIKEKKGKEIISIDLQKLEQSITDYFIICHADSNTQVDAITDSIIDNVKGNFKTSPYHKEGIKNLQWVLLDYSTVIVHIFQKEFRDFYKLEELWADGKILKFDYEL
- the ftsH gene encoding ATP-dependent zinc metalloprotease FtsH; the protein is MAEEKKKKEEKKTVENTNKKDSNPKKPKFNIYWIYGIIAVLFFAVQFFYTVDSKIEITRNRFEQEMLRNNDVEKIIIVKLDNTQFVEIYIKPDRLNSGKYDDIKGKKTKVLPVKGPHYYFNIGSLEIFEQRLEKVQENISEADKINVSYETRKNYFGDTLSWLLPILILVAIWIFIFRRMGGAGGASNIFNVGKSKATIFDKEGTSVKTDFRDVAGMEEAKIEIREIVDFLKQPKKYTELGGKIPKGALLIGPPGTGKTLLARAVAGEAHVPFFSMSGSDFVEMFVGVGASRVRDLFKQAKEKAPCIIFIDEIDAIGRARGRNPNFGGNDERENTLNQLLTEMDGFASNSGVIILAATNRADVLDPALLRAGRFDRQIHVELPDLNERKEIFEVHLRPLEKLDKKVNVDFLAKQTPGFSGADIANVCNEAALIAARKDKKIVEKQDFLDAVDRIVGGLEKKNKIISVTEKKTIAYHEAGHATVSWLLEHANPLVKVTIIPRGFSLGAAWYLPEERQITTTEQIMDEMASSLGGRVAEEMSFNKISTGALNDLEKVTKQAYAMVTYFGMSDKIGNLSFYDSSGQSEYSFNKPYSEKTAELIDKEVKSIIDIAYKRAKEVLLKNKEKHKQLAELLLEKEVIFSEDLEKIFGKRKWEKEDDLIKQKNNKKIIDKTKDKRQKKRYKS